Proteins found in one Methanofollis fontis genomic segment:
- a CDS encoding DNA-deoxyinosine glycosylase has translation MSGLPPAIGPDPVVLILGSFPGEISLRAGEYYAHPANAFWRVMEALFGVSHALPYPERLHALTERGVALWDVLSGCTRKGSSDASIRDAVANDIPALLGEHPTIRVVALNGRAAEQWLRRTHPETWDLPGVTVVSLPSTSPAHARLGLDRKIACWRSALPHPPQP, from the coding sequence ATGAGCGGTCTCCCCCCGGCGATCGGGCCGGACCCCGTGGTCCTGATACTCGGCAGTTTTCCCGGCGAAATATCGCTCAGGGCCGGCGAATATTACGCCCACCCGGCAAACGCCTTCTGGAGGGTGATGGAGGCGCTCTTCGGGGTATCGCACGCCCTCCCCTATCCTGAACGGCTCCATGCCCTGACCGAACGGGGTGTCGCACTCTGGGACGTGCTCTCCGGGTGCACCCGGAAGGGGAGCAGCGACGCCTCGATCCGGGATGCGGTCGCAAACGATATCCCCGCCCTTCTGGGGGAGCACCCCACGATCCGGGTCGTCGCCCTCAACGGCAGGGCGGCAGAACAATGGCTCAGGAGAACCCATCCGGAGACCTGGGACCTCCCCGGCGTGACAGTGGTGTCGCTGCCCTCCACCAGTCCGGCGCATGCACGCCTCGGCCTCGACAGGAAGATCGCATGCTGGCGCTCGGCGCTCCCCCATCCGCCGCAACCTTGA